A stretch of DNA from Dioscorea cayenensis subsp. rotundata cultivar TDr96_F1 chromosome 4, TDr96_F1_v2_PseudoChromosome.rev07_lg8_w22 25.fasta, whole genome shotgun sequence:
cctAAACTTTAAAGTCCTTATATATTCCACACAAAACTATGccaagctaaaaaaaaaaaaacaaaaggacaaATAATTATACCAGCCAAAGGCTCCATGAAGACAATAAAAGAAACACATAATGCAGTGATGGATGTGAATGAGCCAAGACAAACAAGTTAAAAAAGGCTGCAAATTGTAGGCAATTGCAACAGCAACAACTGCAAAAGCATGTTCTCCATTGACATCCCCATCAATCATTTACAGCCattcaagaaacaaagaaagagagatagATCTTAAAGAGAAAAACCAGTTTTTTCTACAGTAAACATCTCAGACCattagaatgaaaaataaagtcaagaaCTGGTTTATGGCTGCCAATTGATTAGCtttgaaatcatcaataaagcaAATGTTAAATCATTCTGATCAGTTCCACATGCATCAAGGGACAACAAACTGAAAAAGTCTCAATCTTAGTTGTTGACAACCATTTTTTGCACCCCTTTGGCTGAGAATTATGAAGGACAAGGCATTGATTAAAGAGGCCCAGATTGCACAAACTTTAGTATTTAAACTCTtctgttgttgctgttgtttgTCTCTTCATTTTAGGAACTATTTGTTTGGAATTTTTGATAGTCCAAATCAACATGTCACTTGCCCAACTAATCCAATTAAATCTTGTTTAACTTTAAACAAACTCTGTGTTACAAGACCTGACAACCTTGGCAGATTGATGCACGGGTGATGACTTTACATTTTTATGTGcctcaaattttataaatttgtgatttttcctgtacatttttaaaattaaacatgatcATGTATCCGatctctaaaaatttattatttattgttgtgcctttataaaataaatctgTTTCAGTTGCCTTTTTAGTCACTAAGTGGTTACCGGTCACaccctttttttcttaaactgTAAGTAGTTATTCTACAAGACAGGCATATAGTTACGtgtatcaaaaatcaaaaacattagGAAGCAATGTATTTCACCttgatttataaaataagatataatgaaaaaaaaaaaaaatatatatatatatatatttataaataatgatttttatattaataatctgAGCTTTAATGAACTATTAAAACAATTTGATCTTTATGTACtgcataaaatattatttttattcaaatgaaaTTCATTTCCTATTTTACTGTAATCTTAATATGCAATACTACACATGATGTAAATCTAGactaaatttagaaaaaatatataagataaaaTCTCAAACAAAATGGTACAGCTCCACCGGTTGATCCAGCTGGAGATATACCCATGCCCTGCTATTCTGCTGTAATATTGTCCGTGCCATAACCTTAACAATGTAATGTTAAAAACCTACAAAGAAAAGTGAAACCCTTGTAAAAACACTATACAGTCTATACCACaactagagatggcaatttgtcaCCTACCCTGACGGGTATCACATagcccgtacccggtcaaagagggtattaccctctttgaccgggtactgCAAACGCGAAGTAGATAtcccgttagtttttgagcggtgcagggtcgggtaagggtatgcccctacccctACCCGTgcacccttacccttacccttacccgttgaagagtGCGGGTAAAACCCATACTCGTACTCTTaccctttcatatatatatatatatatatatataatttttttattaaactaaacatttactcaatatctatttttcatggtgattaatttgaaaaataatacttcaaatttttctcttaatatattatttttaaatttttatttaatttctatatttatatttgataatattatcaaaattgaatttttagatatatattaaaaaaatcataattaaatttaaaaaaataaacaaatataaaaaaataatgttataataatttattcaataaattataaaaaaacatcccgaaaaaaataagatacttaataaaaaaatcaattggatataaacttatgagaattacttataatatttttttatattcaaaaatcttactagatatttataaaaatttgaaagtttatataaaatataaataagtagatatatgaaaaaaatttaaaaacaaaaaccaagatagttaaacatgaacaaaacaaaaaggtagagttactattgagttctaaataaatgtcgtttttatgtgattatataatttaagataaaacaaatatatatcaactcagtaatttttgaatttatggacgtatgtttaaagattgtaatataatgtataattaatttatttttttattattatttaaatttaattcgataatttgaacaatgggtATAACGGGTAGCAAATGACACTGCTGAGTATCTCCCAGTCTactgcgggtaagggtaaggagtatgatttttttactcGCAGAGAGTgcgggtatggggtaggggttacgggtacgggtaagggttttggcataccctacccataccctacccattgccatccctaaccacaacattaaaaaagaagCTTTACTGATGACGAGGGGGCTGTTGCAGTGTCAAGTGACACGAATGAGTAGAACAACCATGACGAATATACAAATCATAGCAAAGATCACGAGCCATGTAAAGCACGTCGTCTTGAAACTCTCTGAATAAACCTCCATGGCGCGCACATTGACACGTCCAGTGCTTGCTAAGCTATGTTCGACGGCTCTCTCGGTGGAGTCAAGTATCTGCCCATGCCACAAAGTATTCATCTCATGAGATATGATGAAATACAGAATAGTACAAAACAACAaagttttttatgattaaaacccagaaaatttttttgataactttgtcttttattattatattcatgACTCCACTTATCacttataaaaatttgaaaaaaaatactgaCCTTCTCAGTGTCTTGCAAGGACTTGTTCATCATATGACTGCTTTCCTTTAGTTGCCGTGCTAGCACAACCATCTCATCTGTTAAATCTTCTTGAAGCTTCCTGTCACAAGGAGAAAAACAATGGATATCAATGCATACTATAGATCATTCCTAGAACAGGAAGTTGAATCAAACACTAAAGAATCTAAAATCTGAAATAActgtagaaaataaaaacaccaaaaaaaccAGAGAGCCTATTGGAAAATCAACATGAAATGTGTCTCTTTCCTGGTatctaataaagaaaaatggacTCTACTATGGAAATAGTCACTATCGAAGGCAAACAAGTTAAGAATTTGATGCAACTTGCAATTTCATAATGAAGAGAATTAAATTGTTGACAATATCTTTCATAAGGTTATACACAGCTGAAACAGGTCAGAAGTTTCAGAATTAAATTGCTGTCTCAGAAAGGAACATCAATTACACAGATCATTACAGCTTAACTTTTCCTCTGGAGCCCAAGGGAACAATAAAAATGGTAATCAGTATGCAGCTCAAAAATCAGGAACTGAAGTTAATAAAAAATCCCAaactcaaaaacataatcctgcTTAGCCCTGTGGTTTTGCATGACTATGCCAAAATGCCCATAGATTCTAATGTCATCTCAggagaacaaaagaaaattgatatCATACTTTCTGTAGTAAGTTAAAGCATCACATGGATAACATAATAAACCTGGCAAGAGTTAAATCCCGAACCTCATTGGGAGGAAAGAAAGTTGAATTTCGAAAAATAACAAGCAAGAACTAGGAGGAAAAAAAACCATGATGGAGATGAATTGTTAAGCTCATAAGCATAGTTAGAAATAGTGTAATCAAGCATGATGTACATGGAAACCGTAAACCAAGTATAAACATTCTTTAAAGGTTCATGCCTACCGATGTTTCTCAATATGCGCCTGTGCTGCAGCATCCAGCTTAACTTGGTTTGAAGAATCCTTATCAGTAGCCTCACGAGTATTTTCTTCCAACTCCACATGAGCCCTAAAAGCTCATATACACCAAGCAATTTATATCATAGAACAAAGACAATAATAAGTTAGATCAATGGCATAGTATGTAGTAATAATCACAAATTCACTTACGTAAACCTCCTCCGTAATCCAGGAGGGCTTCCATAGCCAACTTCCTCTGTCTTAGAAGATGTTTCCTCAACTTTGATCTCATCAACAGCATCTGTATGCTCTACCTGATTAGATTTCCATTATTCATTAATAACCTAAACAAAATAACGAACTAACACACTGCAAAAGTCAGAATTATTTCTAACAGAAAAGAAGTAGCAGTTGCATCCCACCAACCATATTAGACATAAAACTTGTATAGCCTTGTAAACCTTGCAGAATAAATAACTACACACTTGGTTGGGACATCATTGAATGCCTTACAAAAGCCAAAGACCTTAGAAGTAGTCAAAATAATGGAAGccatcataataaataaatttaaattgaaCATTAGCGCTAGAAGACTTATTTGCCTCAAATCAGAGTTTATAAATTAAACCTACATTGTCAATAATTAGTTCCATTACCTCAGAATTTTAGTGACACACTAACTTGCATCAGATTTAATAAACTGCACTTGCATAAGGCATGGCATTACAAATTATGCCAAAAACTtcttttaatgataaataacaataaataatagattTCAGTTAGTCTTAGATTCTAGGTAATTCATGTCAAGTATCACCATGAAAACCACAACCACAACTGAGATGGCAGAAAGGGAAAAGTAGCATACCAATGGAGCTGCCAATCTGGCAGCAAGCGCCTCTATCTTCTCAGAGTATTCATTCAACTTTGCCTTTGAAATGCTGAAAATAGGTGAAAATGAAGCGCACTTttaagatgaaaagaaaaggacaaATTCTAATACATGTTCGGTGGGTGTTATCCAATGTGCAAAGGAGTTAAATCAAAATTAGCAACTACgcatagataaaaacaaattcatgcttaaacatactttattccaagatcctttaacaaaaaaaaagaggatgCTCTGTGGACGAGTGTCAGCTTcacaatacacaaaaatattgCCTATCCAGCCCAAACACATGTAAGCCAAAGGAAGTATTGGTATCTCAACAACCATAAGAGATCAAGTAAATTGTAATTTAGTTAAAAAAGAAACGgatataataatatcaaaacaaaattttgtatGACAGACCTAGGTAGTCCCTCTGGCGTAACCTCTAGACCAAGTTGCTCTAATTGTTCCCGCAATGTGGTGATATACTGTAAAAGTCTAAAAGTCACTTTAGAAAATGAATGAGCAAGGCACCCAAGTAATTGTAGTTTGCAAAACAtataacaaataagaaaaatcaacttTTCCATGACACATTACTTTGCTCCAAATAGAAGAAGGCACATCATTTAATGCAGTAATTACTTCATATtgcttcaaaataatttatggCTCATCAAACAACACCCTTTCCTTTGTCTTATTACTTTGCAAGTGGAATCATAATCTTTGAGAGAATTAGATAACAGCCGAAAATcataaaaacagaaaacaatCAGGTTACTAATGTGTCATTAACCAATGTAGCAATTCTCATGATGCACGTTTCACTTCTCGTACCATGGGTTGATAAAACTTAAGGTAAtcttcatttaaattaaatagagatATATTTTCCTTCGTAATGTGGCCTACACTTTTCATCACACCATGAAGGAATTAAACAAAAAGTGCTAAATCCATGTCCACTCTTTCCTATTGCAAAATACCATTCCATGTCATGGAAGTATCCCGGAGGGTCAAAACCAAAAGGATGATAATTTAGaaagtgaaaaaataaataaatacatacaagGGGCATAGAGACATCATTATTTGCTATGTAATTGTATATAGTTCCACTCACATGTACAAGTTTTGCTTGATTCTGCTGCTGAGGAGCGGATGCAAGCAACCTCCTCAAATTTACTTCATTTTTGCTAATCCCCATGAGGATATATCTGAGATAGCAAGATTTCAAAAGATATTAGATACACTGATATGCacaaatcattaatttttttttttcttaaagtaaATCATCATACAAATCCGAAACAGAACAGGCAAGATTAAAAGAAATATCATGAAATCCTAAATCAATTCGCACTAAAAAAAAACGAGAAATACATTAAAAGAGTTGTCAAAATCATCACTTTCACAAATCTAAGCAGCTAAGAAAACACCAgagaagcaatcaaacaacactCTGATTCCAAAATACCAAGATTCCCAAcctcaaaaacctaatcctcaGATCCCATCTCCATTTAGACATGAAATCAACACCAAAATTGCATAAAAGgccaaaaaaaatatcaaaaatataaaatcaagagGGGCTTCGTGAATGCAGCAACAATTAGGTATTGAACAACTACGAATACGGGCGGAGGAGAAGCAAGAGATGAGAATCAAACCAGACAAAGAGTGCGTGCCGAGCTCTTCTTCAGAAGGACAGCAAACAGTGATGCATAGCCGAGCGTCGCGCCATTGGAGGGGAAATCGAAGGAATTAGGGCATTCGCTAATAAACGGGCCCTTTTAAGCGGGCCGAGATTGAACGAGCCCGGATGACTTTGAGTTCTAGCGAGGCTCTTATGGGCTCACTTGGAGCCCAAGTTATCTCCTTTGATGAGGCTGGTTTAGCAGGGAAGAAGATTTGAAAGGTAGCTAATTAGTAAAGATTGTTGGAAATTTAATTGAGGATATTATGATATCATGATGAAGATATGATAATCTATTTTTCTTacgttatttttattttttcgcaaaaaaataaaaataaatatctaacaaaattaaaatcagCCCCTCTTTTAgatatgtagatatatatatgtttccttGACTATGTAttcttcttttaaaatatttaataaatgatagttaagcattaaaaaaaaattccttttttcaaaacacaaattttttttaaaaaaaaatctcaacaagCCAACTATTATTTAATGCTTTTTTAAGTTAAACTATGCTGAAATTTTCCaagaaaaaatcataaaaatccaCTTTTGTCACTTTGGGTTTCTCTTCCAGGATAATATTTGTGCAAGAGTacgtataattaaataaaaagaagtttTGCATTCGTAaatactcaaaattttaaattttaaattttaaataattaccatttattattttaaaatccaaTCAACTTTGAGTTAATTAAAAATGAGGCCATTAacacaaaacaacaacaacaataatctATATCTATCTatcaatatctatatatatatatatatatattaaagtagtaAAGCTTCATGCCACGTGTCAAACTCTCATTAAAAAGTGTTCCATCAAAATTAAGTTCGtatcatatgaaaaaaaaataaataaaataagggaCAGGACAGCACAAACCTcatgttttttgtttgattttcaaaTATGTCTAGGGTACAGTACAACGTGTTCGAGTatagcagaaaaaaaaatatcgcTCCAGAATCACAGTACAAgtttaattttaagttatgGGATAGCACAACAAAAGTCAGTTTTGCCCCActtcaaatctaaaaattacaataattaactaaaaaaacatcccaacaattaactaattttctttaattttgtataaaaaatttaaaagcaaattataatttccaaaatatttataattaagaaaatattaataattctaaaatttaatgaaactttgatataaaaatattgttaaaatatgaacttcaattaattaattgtagaTTATTAGAGGAGTAGTATTGCaacaacatgaaaatatttgtaatttaattctaaattagTTACAAAATATTAGAGGGATTGTCTTGCTAATCCACAAAGGTATTAGTAATTTAGcagtaaaataattataatttatcgaAGAAagcaaattataaataatatgtagCATGAattcatcttatatatataattttattatggtatttttttattaatttacaaagagtaattttttatcactttaaCTCCATTTGCCTAAAAACTAGTTAGAAAATTGTTCGTAATAATGGGAGAATCTATaaataatcttttaaatttaattaaatgtattgcttttaaaatttgaataacaaTAAACTTCATTAagtttctcaaaaaaataaataaataaacttcatTAAGTTTCAagcattattatcaaaatcatgaCAAATATGCCAAgtgagaatattatttttaatagtttaGCATATATTTATCTCTATGCATGGGCATAACACtagtaataataagaaaaaaattaaatttcactgattataaaatatttaaaaagtaattGAATATTGAGcaattaaaagcaataaaatataaaatatattaatttttaaatcaaataatcgTATGCCAAACAACATAACCTTAAGAAGAGAAAAAACGAAAGAGAAAAAATATTCCATTGAGATCGAAGAATTGAAGAGGCGATGAGTACTCTCTCTATTCAGAcgtttgataaaaaaatgaataaaccactaccattaaaataaaaatgaaccgATAGACAAGCCTCCACACAAACAGTAGAGGAAAATACAGAAAAGAGTATCATAACACTAGATGTGGTATAATAGCTCGACTCAGCCCCTTGATTAGCTCTAGAGATTATTTTCTACAATCCCTACAAAGAGAAAATTGAGAATTCTCTATCTCACTGCTCATGGCCGATCATGATCACtgcggagaggaacccttcccGTTACGATCCTTAAAGATACAAAAATGATGGGAAAGCTAACTTGACTaactaaaacataaaacaaaataagtttCTTGTGCATTCCACGCGTTAGTAATTTGTCAATAAACAATATCAGTGTTATAACAtagctttttattattattatttttattttatttattggttttgcgTGTATCCAATGCCGTCGGAAAACTGACATCTAGGTGCATGGTACTGGAAATCTGGAATAGCTTAGGCTAAACtcttccaagagaattataattttgattaattggTCAGGAATTAAGTAGTCATGCAGTCTCAACCCCACCTTGAAGGCTGAAGCATTCTTCATGCGTAGGACTTGGTCCACCAAAGACTTAAATGAATCAGCAATGAAATGAGACAATTCTTATAACcacaaaccaaaagaaatacttgtgattaaattaattaatgtgatGCCAATATATGAATTAACCTTTTGTTCATGATCACTTTCTTCATGTATCCCTAGGTAGACTGCTCATGTCtgaattttcacaaattaaaattaaaaacaaatctttGGGattctgttttatttatttatttatttatttatctttaaccATGGTTCAATGCCTATATTGCATAAAAGATTTCTGttattaatgtttaatattaatttatctaataatttattcaaataatactAAACGAGTTTGTGTGCATTGCCAAAGGCCAAATGAAAGAGTCATCGTTTAAGTTGAGCCAGATCATATACATTCAAGATAGGGACAAATTCATTAATAGcctatatattgataaaaacatagaataataaaaatgcatGATTCAGAGACCATTAATACATGcaacttatatttttcaaatgatcCAACGTAGACTAGTGAGCTATACCAGACAATAatggaataaaataaacatcagtCCATTCCACATCGTCTGTACTTGATTTGCACCGTAGCACCAaaggcatgcatgcatggatttCGTACAGCCTGGAATAAGCTTGTTTTCACCGAAACACTCCTTGCTTTTTCCTAAATTAAACACAccttaatataatatatatatgatcaccATCACTTCACTATCAATATTCTTCacctaatattttaatttcaatatttattctaACCGCCTGATAACTCACCACCATGCAGACCACAACTGTTTATGTATGCACGTTAATTATTTGTCTCATGATAATTTTCCAAGTAAAATAAGTGAACAAGAAATTTAGGAGATGCCGCCTAGAAGAATTCAAAAAGGAGTTCACTCCAAGGACTCCACTCCGATGGCAAATCCAAGGCCTAGTCGGCGCCACCGACGCCACAACCGACGACATCGCCAAAGCTCTTGCTACTCTCCCCCTTGCCTCATTTGATAAAtctcttatatttatatacttaactTTTGTTTTCTCCTTTTTGGTAGGCTTGTGAATCTAACATTATATGGTTTGTCCATTTCCATACTTGTTTTTGGATATCTtagaacaaaaacaaaccaCTAAAATGACAAAGAAAGACTCTTAACCTGAGGAAAAGTTCTTAGGAGGCTTGGGTGATGTATATAGATCCAAAAGAATCAAGTCATAtactttgatttattatttaatatgatatacatgcatatattttcTACATAAACAAAGTTGATTAGTAATAAGACAGAAATGCCCTGTTGATTGTATAGAAAACCCTGTTTAAGCTTATAATCAGAACCGTGAGAAGTAGAAAAGCTTTTCTCTGAGAAAATCAGAGCTCATTCTTTTGATTTAAGTTATTAAGctagttttttaatttcattatcgGGGAAAATGTTAAATCCACTGCGTGGAAGCATCGTGGGGAACTTGAGGAACTGTGAGACTGGAAGCTCAAAACAGGAGCAAGTTGTGTCACCAACTGCATCAGTGTCTGAGTCCAATGTCATCATCACTGATCACGATCAGGTCAACCAAAATGCACCAGTCTCAGCCCTGCAAGGCCTTAAGTTCGACTTAGACATCGATGTTGAGGTTCAGTCTCCAGACAACTCCATATGGGAATCTCTCTTTGCCGACCAGAT
This window harbors:
- the LOC120257923 gene encoding uncharacterized protein LOC120257923 isoform X2, with product MGISKNEVNLRRLLASAPQQQNQAKLVHYITTLREQLEQLGLEVTPEGLPSISKAKLNEYSEKIEALAARLAAPLVEHTDAVDEIKVEETSSKTEEVGYGSPPGLRRRFTAHVELEENTREATDKDSSNQVKLDAAAQAHIEKHRKLQEDLTDEMVVLARQLKESSHMMNKSLQDTEKILDSTERAVEHSLASTGRVNVRAMEVYSESFKTTCFTWLVIFAMICIFVMVVLLIRVT
- the LOC120257923 gene encoding uncharacterized protein LOC120257923 isoform X1 — its product is MSKWRWDLRIRFLRYILMGISKNEVNLRRLLASAPQQQNQAKLVHYITTLREQLEQLGLEVTPEGLPSISKAKLNEYSEKIEALAARLAAPLVEHTDAVDEIKVEETSSKTEEVGYGSPPGLRRRFTAHVELEENTREATDKDSSNQVKLDAAAQAHIEKHRKLQEDLTDEMVVLARQLKESSHMMNKSLQDTEKILDSTERAVEHSLASTGRVNVRAMEVYSESFKTTCFTWLVIFAMICIFVMVVLLIRVT